A genomic region of Persephonella marina EX-H1 contains the following coding sequences:
- the uvrC gene encoding excinuclease ABC subunit UvrC, which yields MKDAVHSDEMEDLKNLIDEAPQSPGVYLFKGKKGEYIYIGKAKNIKNRLKGHLNQYRIDPKEKKIFDESSKIEWIITKSDYEAFVLENELIKQYKPKYNVRLKSGSGYPMLVITDDEYPTVVISRKFGEIEGEYFGPFLPARTARAMKDLIHKLFRLRTCDPLPKRDIVCFDYHLGLCSAPCVNKISKKDYNFDVKAAKAFLSGDVKKFIYRLYDRLEEYKNKLNFEKASVVRDQILAMENLISKQEVLGLPVNEADIFYFSGKDVYLIVVRGSRIVGKEFIQIKQEGIQDFEISVISNYYIRGNFIPEVVISNRKFSDHKNLKRWLSEKKGSDVRLLFDIPDEIKGFIDRNIGSVDLSDLKEIFKRTFGFDLPERIEGFDISTLFGDFTVGSAVVWENGKMNKREYRRFKIKTVDGIDDYASLRELLFRRFRKYKEMDNPPRLVLIDGGKGHLKQGEIVRDALGIKNLRIFSLAKKEEILYTDDGKSVYLYNYQPLLKLFTTIRDEAHRFALSYNRKLRERDTLKELLDKIEGVGKKRKEILYRTYKTVDRIAQASVEELKKLGIPEKVAQNIKKYLSV from the coding sequence ATGAAGGATGCTGTTCACTCTGACGAGATGGAAGATCTAAAAAATTTAATAGATGAAGCTCCCCAGTCTCCAGGTGTTTATCTTTTCAAAGGAAAGAAAGGTGAGTATATCTATATAGGAAAGGCAAAAAATATAAAAAACAGGCTTAAAGGCCATCTGAACCAGTACAGGATAGACCCTAAAGAGAAAAAGATATTTGATGAGAGCTCAAAGATTGAATGGATAATAACAAAATCAGATTATGAGGCATTTGTTCTTGAGAATGAGCTTATAAAACAGTATAAACCGAAGTATAACGTCAGATTAAAGTCAGGCTCAGGTTATCCGATGCTCGTTATAACGGATGATGAATATCCCACGGTTGTTATAAGCAGAAAGTTTGGAGAGATTGAGGGTGAGTATTTCGGTCCTTTTTTACCAGCAAGAACTGCAAGAGCTATGAAAGACCTTATCCATAAACTGTTCAGGCTGAGAACATGTGATCCGTTGCCTAAAAGGGATATCGTATGTTTTGATTACCATCTTGGGCTTTGTTCCGCCCCGTGTGTAAACAAGATATCTAAAAAGGATTATAACTTTGATGTAAAGGCTGCAAAAGCTTTCCTCTCAGGTGATGTTAAAAAGTTTATATACAGGCTTTATGACAGATTAGAGGAGTACAAAAATAAACTCAACTTTGAGAAGGCATCTGTAGTCAGAGACCAGATACTTGCTATGGAAAATCTGATATCAAAACAGGAAGTCCTCGGTCTTCCTGTTAATGAGGCTGATATATTCTATTTTTCCGGAAAGGATGTTTATCTGATTGTAGTTAGAGGAAGCAGAATAGTGGGAAAGGAGTTTATACAGATAAAACAGGAAGGTATACAGGATTTTGAGATTTCTGTGATTTCAAACTATTACATCAGGGGAAACTTTATCCCTGAGGTTGTGATCTCAAACAGAAAGTTTTCAGACCATAAAAACCTAAAGAGATGGCTCTCTGAAAAAAAGGGAAGTGATGTTAGACTTCTGTTTGATATACCTGATGAGATAAAAGGATTTATAGACAGAAATATAGGGAGTGTTGATCTCTCCGATCTAAAGGAGATATTCAAGAGAACTTTTGGTTTTGATCTTCCGGAAAGAATAGAAGGTTTTGATATTTCAACACTTTTTGGTGATTTTACCGTTGGATCCGCTGTTGTATGGGAAAATGGAAAGATGAACAAAAGGGAGTACAGAAGATTTAAGATAAAAACTGTTGATGGGATTGATGATTACGCATCATTAAGGGAGTTGCTTTTCAGAAGGTTCAGAAAGTACAAAGAGATGGATAATCCCCCCAGACTTGTTCTGATAGACGGTGGCAAAGGTCATCTTAAACAGGGTGAGATAGTCAGGGATGCATTAGGAATAAAAAATCTCAGGATCTTCTCACTGGCTAAAAAGGAAGAGATCTTATACACAGATGATGGTAAATCTGTTTATCTTTATAATTACCAGCCTCTTTTGAAGCTTTTCACAACAATCAGAGATGAGGCACACAGGTTCGCATTATCGTATAATAGAAAGCTGAGGGAGAGGGATACCTTAAAAGAACTCCTTGATAAGATTGAGGGTGTTGGGAAAAAGAGAAAGGAGATCCTCTACAGAACGTACAAAACTGTTGATAGAATAGCACAGGCTTCTGTAGAGGAGTTGAAAAAGCTGGGTATTCCTGAGAAAGTCGCTCAGAATATTAAAAAGTATTTATCAGTATAA
- a CDS encoding methyl-accepting chemotaxis protein has product MGRIRPKPINKESEFKPDEIFFSSTDLKGIILSGNDVFQRISKYSMDELIGSPHNIIRHPDMPKIVFKLLWDYIQSGKPIVAYVKNMAKDGSYYWVLATVMPVKDESGNIREYISIRIKPTTDYFKIIPQVYQELLEIEREGGMDASYKALTDTLKKLGYDSYDDFMKDILVAELKDKSSLLKIEIPSISKQLSKENVSYFNDIISKSKSLDKLIEELFNSISNFEKLRMLFSEKSESIYKVTDEIRLTALNSSVESLRLGSKGAVFSVISAEMRKNSEEESKIIKQMKVLIDKNTEEIKDIVFTLSLSKLEIIMFGKFLSSLVKTGSEDEIFSALKRDVANFFYLISSSHEYFHKLSDLVSKSIGSLEELNKRLRKLKLLIEELEAMYFRGLIESGHMEGTNFSIIFTYVRKLVNQTKENISALEEPLRNIFDDELKIKHNIRKINFNLEDIRVDLERILN; this is encoded by the coding sequence ATGGGAAGAATCAGACCTAAACCTATTAATAAGGAATCTGAATTTAAACCTGATGAGATCTTTTTTTCAAGTACAGATCTGAAAGGCATTATCCTCTCCGGAAATGATGTTTTTCAGAGAATAAGCAAGTACTCAATGGATGAGCTTATAGGAAGTCCACATAACATTATAAGACATCCAGATATGCCAAAAATAGTTTTTAAACTTCTTTGGGACTATATACAGTCTGGAAAGCCTATTGTAGCCTATGTGAAAAATATGGCAAAGGATGGAAGTTATTACTGGGTTCTTGCTACTGTTATGCCTGTAAAGGATGAGTCTGGAAATATTAGAGAGTATATATCCATAAGAATAAAACCGACCACAGATTACTTTAAGATAATCCCTCAGGTATATCAGGAACTTCTTGAGATAGAAAGAGAAGGAGGAATGGATGCTTCATATAAAGCTCTCACAGATACATTGAAAAAACTGGGTTATGATAGTTATGATGATTTTATGAAGGATATACTGGTTGCAGAGCTGAAAGATAAATCCTCACTTCTTAAAATTGAGATACCATCAATCTCCAAACAGCTTTCAAAGGAGAATGTATCGTATTTCAATGATATTATCTCAAAATCAAAAAGTCTTGATAAACTTATAGAAGAGCTTTTTAACTCTATCTCAAACTTTGAGAAACTAAGAATGCTTTTTTCAGAAAAGTCAGAGAGTATTTACAAGGTAACAGATGAGATAAGGCTTACAGCTTTAAACTCCTCTGTTGAATCTTTAAGGCTGGGAAGTAAAGGTGCTGTTTTTTCCGTGATCTCAGCTGAGATGAGAAAGAACTCTGAAGAGGAAAGTAAGATAATAAAGCAGATGAAGGTTCTTATAGATAAAAACACAGAAGAGATAAAAGATATCGTTTTTACACTCAGCCTCTCAAAACTTGAGATTATTATGTTTGGAAAGTTTTTAAGTTCACTTGTTAAAACAGGATCCGAGGATGAGATATTCAGTGCATTAAAAAGAGATGTGGCTAACTTCTTTTATCTTATATCATCGTCTCATGAGTACTTCCACAAACTTTCAGATCTGGTCTCTAAAAGTATTGGCTCACTTGAGGAGCTCAATAAAAGACTAAGGAAACTTAAGCTTTTGATAGAAGAGCTTGAGGCGATGTATTTTAGAGGACTTATAGAGTCCGGTCATATGGAAGGAACTAACTTCTCAATCATATTTACATACGTTAGGAAGCTTGTAAATCAGACAAAGGAAAATATATCAGCACTTGAGGAGCCTTTAAGAAATATCTTTGATGATGAGCTGAAAATTAAACATAATATTAGAAAGATAAACTTTAATCTGGAAGATATAAGGGTAGATCTTGAGAGAATACTGAACTGA